In Mycoplasma sp. OR1901, the following are encoded in one genomic region:
- a CDS encoding hemolysin family protein, producing the protein MDSYYYLIPVLLLLFFLSGVYSGCETAYSTLTKAKIYEMVENKEKFSKIIEKHSNRYNRILTTILIANNIVNVLSATMTALLLGQVFKEQANASFLTTIISTALVTPLLVIFGEITPKLLAKTHPKKFLKMWSWWIDVNYWFFWILTWPISKLSKKVYVTHSEEDLKNIINIAQNEGVLQTGESLLAQNALDLDSTKVSSHYIRMKDVTYLNYKTSISDALKVFAETNYSRIPIEKDNKMIGIVLLKDIFLLKKGQLLKYVKQIPQISSNSILSSALEKMRSAQAQMAFVVENNNSTDVLGIITIEDIVEEIVGEIYDEYDDDEQIYEISLEKSRVQSDVTMWDLFKQLEIDSSLIEENEQDLTLRDFMLLKTSKTRLYKNTRYVLNEKVAFKVIEISKDKKKISTIEVTKL; encoded by the coding sequence ATGGATAGTTATTATTATCTCATTCCCGTATTACTGTTATTATTTTTCTTAAGTGGTGTTTATAGTGGGTGCGAAACCGCCTATTCAACACTAACAAAAGCTAAAATATATGAAATGGTTGAAAACAAAGAAAAGTTTTCAAAAATAATAGAAAAACATAGTAATAGATATAATCGAATTTTAACAACAATTTTGATTGCTAATAACATTGTAAACGTTCTTTCAGCTACAATGACAGCTCTTTTATTAGGACAAGTATTTAAAGAACAAGCAAACGCATCGTTCTTAACAACAATAATTTCGACAGCGTTAGTAACTCCGCTTTTAGTTATTTTCGGAGAAATTACACCTAAATTATTGGCAAAAACACACCCTAAAAAATTCTTAAAAATGTGAAGCTGATGAATTGATGTAAACTATTGATTTTTCTGAATTTTAACATGACCAATTAGTAAGCTTTCTAAAAAGGTTTATGTAACTCACTCAGAAGAAGATTTAAAAAATATAATTAATATAGCTCAAAACGAAGGGGTTTTACAGACTGGAGAAAGTTTATTAGCCCAGAATGCACTTGATTTAGATTCAACAAAAGTTTCTTCACATTACATTAGAATGAAGGATGTTACTTATCTAAATTACAAGACAAGCATCTCTGATGCTCTCAAAGTTTTTGCAGAAACAAATTATTCTAGAATACCTATAGAAAAAGATAATAAAATGATAGGAATCGTATTATTAAAAGATATTTTCTTATTGAAAAAAGGTCAACTTTTAAAATACGTTAAACAGATTCCTCAAATATCTTCAAATTCAATATTATCAAGTGCGTTAGAAAAAATGAGAAGTGCTCAAGCTCAAATGGCTTTCGTAGTTGAAAATAATAATAGTACCGATGTTTTAGGTATTATCACAATTGAAGATATTGTTGAAGAAATCGTTGGTGAAATATACGACGAATACGATGATGATGAGCAAATTTATGAAATATCACTTGAAAAATCAAGAGTTCAAAGTGATGTAACAATGTGAGATTTATTTAAACAACTTGAAATTGATTCATCATTAATCGAAGAAAATGAACAAGATTTAACATTAAGAGATTTTATGTTATTAAAAACATCAAAAACCAGACTTTATAAAAACACACGTTATGTTTTAAATGAAAAAGTTGCGTTTAAAGTAATTGAAATTAGTAAAGATAAAAAGAAAATATCTACTATTGAAGTAACTAAATTATAG
- a CDS encoding glucose-6-phosphate isomerase — translation MKYLKINLEKTAQHLDKKMIDSLQNEVTKIHNDVLNKNVAEKDWLGWYNLPENYDKDEFAKMEEKANQWHQDGVEVVVVVGIGGSYLGAKSGYDFIYGPYSMKKPKMELLFAGNDISAETLVAKLNYVKNKKFAINVISKSGTTLEPSIAFREFRKVLEEKEGAKAKDLIVATTDKSKGVLFELATEKGYTKFIVPDDIGGRFSVLTAVGLFPFLCAGIDAKKILEGANETNKELSSHKISENEAYQYAVARYLLHTKNNFTIEMMVSYEPKMQYFMEWWKQLYGESEGKDGKGIWPTSSIFSTDLHSLGQMIQDGNKILFETVLTLENPQDNIEFSTEEIDYDKLGYLDKNNLHSINNTAFEATSQAHYEVGKIPVIHMLFNKFDESTLGALFMFFERSLTMSAYLLGVNPFNQPGVEVYKKNMFSMLGKK, via the coding sequence ATGAAATACTTAAAAATTAATTTAGAAAAAACAGCCCAACATTTAGATAAAAAAATGATTGATTCATTACAAAATGAAGTTACAAAAATTCATAATGATGTTTTAAACAAAAATGTTGCCGAAAAAGATTGATTAGGTTGATATAATTTACCAGAAAATTATGACAAAGACGAATTTGCTAAAATGGAAGAAAAAGCAAATCAATGACACCAAGATGGAGTTGAAGTTGTTGTTGTAGTTGGTATTGGTGGTTCATACTTAGGTGCTAAGTCAGGTTATGACTTTATTTACGGACCATATTCAATGAAAAAACCAAAAATGGAATTATTATTTGCTGGAAATGATATTTCAGCTGAAACATTAGTCGCAAAACTAAACTATGTTAAAAACAAAAAATTTGCTATCAATGTTATTTCAAAATCAGGAACAACACTTGAACCATCAATAGCATTTAGAGAATTTAGAAAAGTACTTGAAGAAAAAGAAGGTGCAAAAGCTAAAGATTTAATTGTTGCTACAACAGATAAATCTAAAGGTGTTTTATTTGAATTAGCAACTGAAAAAGGATATACAAAATTTATAGTACCAGACGACATTGGTGGTAGATTCTCAGTTTTAACAGCTGTTGGATTATTCCCATTCTTATGTGCAGGAATTGATGCTAAGAAAATTTTAGAAGGTGCTAACGAAACAAATAAAGAATTAAGTTCACACAAAATTAGTGAAAACGAAGCTTACCAATACGCAGTTGCAAGATATTTATTACATACAAAAAATAACTTCACAATTGAAATGATGGTTTCATATGAACCTAAAATGCAATATTTCATGGAATGATGAAAACAATTATACGGTGAATCAGAAGGGAAAGATGGAAAAGGAATTTGACCAACAAGTTCAATCTTCTCAACAGATTTACACTCATTAGGACAAATGATTCAAGATGGAAATAAAATCTTATTTGAAACTGTTTTAACATTAGAAAACCCACAAGATAATATTGAATTTTCAACTGAAGAAATTGATTATGACAAACTAGGATACTTAGATAAAAATAACTTACACTCAATCAATAACACAGCTTTTGAAGCAACTTCACAAGCTCACTATGAAGTAGGTAAAATTCCTGTTATTCATATGTTATTTAACAAATTTGATGAATCTACACTTGGCGCATTATTTATGTTCTTTGAAAGATCATTAACAATGAGTGCATACTTATTAGGTGTTAATCCATTCAACCAACCTGGTGTTGAAGTTTACAAGAAAAACATGTTCAGTATGTTAGGTAAAAAATAA
- a CDS encoding UU173 family protein, with translation MKTINVSWNIFKKVFGLNPALIWERKNLVNYINEHFSDVNTIDDLIEFDEESDESGVLFDYSNFEEENSMHDFGAVSKSNFINENDYIRVFKDNYDRYNNDAIDFYLKQYDLTKPKYISVKNSVDVKINETLKAIENPEIDVVVNGTIGYTITEGDNTFIFNVPFLIFDKKNQKLVLLSYTRTKYELYYKFFYANNLFKKNNILLKDMSSVLINPYTKLKGEIQKNKIEFYEAFAASPNKTIAKPTGKNLTNELKLFSQSITKTGDNLLFINNKYNKENSMNSFLKASQNMIFPEKNITLKLNDLINFNYPISHLISYRNNEMSIPIKDEKLSNKEVESIFTVANYEFYESIIKKSHFDFQNINLDAIVYFLQFNDKKDKLEAVNRWLNGNLNSFNSNIENIYFDELLGIDKEEKYAIFKSLTKDNFERLSFKYYKTLSKTNIKSMIIENNNFNMSDNFFTISALNKIKKLHKKDAKICWYDYEGFSELYPPINNIGSYNQLVNQVSIIVTQNGNEIDKKNIVCDTKNIKLIDLVKMIGEIYNDEYDFYVVYNKAYENTRNNEIKTLVEKSFGHDLEFTNEFKAIYTDVHEFTKKITKINNNTVDLLDCFGHTKLDVKEIRDYFTFLENDNDVTISEVENLNIEKNVNILEKTRIHIKFLNYFYSIKGIEKYINKMNFDSKSKITPYSELVIQKGTMAMEVAILRHVNGISDNVWEQNVVPELKRYCENDVRAMIMVYEFVMFLFRKRFPEIDEYEYQLNNVEDDNNFYTYSSGKLIYNTKND, from the coding sequence ATGAAAACTATAAACGTATCTTGAAACATTTTTAAAAAAGTATTCGGATTAAATCCTGCATTAATATGAGAAAGAAAGAATTTAGTAAATTATATTAACGAACACTTTAGTGATGTAAATACAATTGATGATTTAATTGAATTTGATGAAGAAAGTGATGAAAGTGGTGTTTTATTTGACTACTCAAATTTTGAAGAAGAAAACAGTATGCACGATTTTGGTGCAGTTTCAAAAAGTAATTTTATAAACGAAAATGACTATATAAGAGTATTTAAAGACAATTATGATAGATATAATAATGACGCAATAGACTTTTACTTAAAACAATATGATCTAACAAAACCTAAATATATAAGTGTTAAAAATAGTGTAGATGTTAAAATAAACGAAACATTAAAAGCTATTGAAAATCCTGAAATAGATGTAGTTGTAAATGGTACAATAGGGTATACAATTACCGAAGGCGATAATACATTTATTTTTAATGTTCCATTCTTGATTTTTGATAAAAAGAATCAAAAATTAGTTCTACTAAGTTACACAAGAACTAAATATGAGTTATATTACAAATTTTTCTATGCAAATAATTTATTCAAAAAAAATAACATTTTATTAAAAGATATGTCCAGTGTTTTGATTAACCCATATACAAAACTAAAAGGTGAAATACAAAAAAATAAAATTGAATTTTATGAAGCTTTTGCAGCATCACCAAACAAAACTATTGCTAAGCCTACAGGTAAAAATTTAACTAATGAGTTAAAATTATTTTCTCAATCAATAACTAAAACCGGTGATAATTTATTATTTATTAATAACAAATATAACAAAGAAAACTCAATGAATAGCTTTTTAAAAGCTTCACAAAATATGATTTTCCCTGAAAAAAATATTACATTAAAATTAAATGATTTAATAAACTTTAACTACCCAATTAGTCATTTAATAAGTTATAGAAATAACGAAATGAGTATACCTATTAAAGATGAAAAATTATCAAATAAAGAAGTTGAATCTATTTTTACAGTTGCTAATTATGAATTTTATGAAAGTATAATTAAAAAATCTCATTTTGACTTTCAAAATATTAATTTGGATGCTATTGTTTATTTTTTACAATTTAATGATAAAAAAGATAAATTAGAAGCCGTTAATCGTTGACTTAATGGTAACTTAAATAGTTTTAATTCAAATATTGAAAATATTTATTTTGACGAATTGTTAGGAATAGATAAAGAAGAAAAATATGCGATATTCAAATCTCTAACAAAAGATAATTTTGAACGCTTGTCATTTAAATACTACAAAACACTATCAAAAACTAATATTAAAAGTATGATTATTGAAAATAATAACTTCAACATGTCTGATAACTTTTTTACAATTTCGGCGTTAAATAAAATAAAGAAATTACATAAAAAAGACGCAAAAATTTGTTGATATGACTATGAAGGATTTTCGGAATTATATCCACCTATAAATAATATTGGATCATATAACCAATTAGTTAACCAAGTTTCAATAATAGTTACTCAAAACGGTAACGAAATTGACAAAAAAAATATTGTATGCGATACTAAAAATATAAAACTAATTGATTTAGTTAAAATGATTGGTGAGATTTATAACGATGAATACGATTTTTACGTTGTTTATAATAAAGCATACGAAAATACAAGAAACAACGAAATTAAAACATTAGTAGAAAAATCTTTCGGTCATGACCTTGAATTCACAAATGAATTTAAGGCGATTTATACTGATGTACATGAGTTTACTAAAAAAATAACTAAAATAAATAACAACACAGTAGATCTTTTAGATTGTTTTGGACACACAAAATTAGATGTTAAAGAAATTAGAGATTACTTCACTTTCTTAGAAAATGATAATGACGTAACCATTAGCGAAGTAGAAAATCTTAATATAGAAAAAAACGTAAATATTTTAGAAAAAACAAGAATACATATTAAATTTTTAAATTACTTTTATTCAATAAAAGGTATTGAAAAATATATTAACAAAATGAATTTTGACTCGAAATCTAAAATAACACCTTATTCAGAGCTTGTTATCCAAAAAGGAACTATGGCTATGGAGGTCGCTATATTGAGACATGTTAACGGTATAAGTGATAACGTTTGAGAACAAAATGTAGTTCCGGAACTAAAAAGATATTGTGAAAATGACGTTAGAGCAATGATTATGGTTTATGAATTCGTGATGTTTTTATTCAGAAAAAGATTTCCTGAAATTGATGAATACGAATATCAATTAAATAACGTAGAAGATGATAATAATTTTTATACATATTCATCTGGTAAACTAATTTATAACACTAAAAACGATTAA
- the gyrA gene encoding DNA gyrase subunit A, with protein MSDDKKTNILNSEFDQESNENLKTDDMEFDYEEENRIVFKRKEVVVVDDEEEEIPQEKEEYTVSSQIIEKETDGVYPVVIDNEMKQSFLEYSMSVIVFRALPDVRDGLKPVHRRILYDMAELGITPGSQHRKSARIVGDVLGKYHPHGDSSVYEAMVRMAQDFSMRYPLVDGHGNFGSIDGDEAAAMRYTEARMSKLSAEMLDGIKKQTIDFVDNYDGSEKEPTVLPSRFPNILVSGASGIAVGMATEIPPHNLGEAIDATIALAKNPELTIRELMQYIKGPDFPTGATILGTKGILDAYETGRGSITVRSKTKIIEKSNGRNQIIVTEIPYAIKKTTLIQKIVDYHKTREIEGIADLRDESNREGIRIVIDIKKGYNPHVLLNKLYQKTYLQTTYSANMVALVNGEPKLLNLKEILTEYIAHQKNIVTRRLKFDLNKAEERAHILEGLKIAISNIDEVIKIIKTSKTESIAQGRLSERYELSDRQTKAILSMSLGRLTGLSIENMEAELASLLEEIKYYKEILGDEVKLINLIISELEEIKNKFNDERRTFIDVAGVGKISDEDLIPVKDIVITASINGYVKRINLEEYNTQKRGGVGSVSMKTYQDDDISLILNSTTHSDLLLFSNFGKAYSLRGYQIPEGSKQSKGIPFINLIESLNVKDGEKIISIISVDEFGEDNYLATITKNGTFKKSDLSLFKNVRRNGLKAFSLAEGDELVRAFIISDNDNILVANNYKNIALFKANDIRPMGRTARGVRGIKLEEGQSVIGASTNKDGSLILSLGSKGFGKLTGEEEYRLSKRGAKGVTGINPEKAGRLVFARFVETDDELLVITTSGITIRTKISEISQTSRATKGVKIINLREKDEITAVEIIKGNKEE; from the coding sequence ATGAGTGATGACAAAAAAACAAACATATTAAATTCTGAATTTGATCAAGAATCAAACGAAAATTTAAAAACTGATGATATGGAATTTGATTATGAAGAAGAAAATAGAATTGTTTTCAAAAGAAAAGAAGTCGTAGTTGTTGACGATGAAGAGGAAGAGATACCTCAAGAAAAAGAAGAGTATACAGTTAGCTCTCAGATAATCGAAAAAGAAACAGATGGTGTGTATCCTGTTGTTATTGACAACGAAATGAAACAATCATTCTTAGAATACTCAATGAGTGTTATTGTTTTTAGAGCTCTACCTGACGTTCGTGATGGTTTAAAACCTGTTCACCGTAGAATTCTTTATGATATGGCAGAATTAGGTATTACTCCTGGTTCACAACACAGAAAGAGTGCTCGTATCGTTGGGGACGTGTTAGGGAAATACCACCCTCATGGTGATAGTTCTGTTTATGAAGCTATGGTTCGTATGGCACAAGATTTCTCAATGAGATATCCTTTAGTAGATGGACACGGTAACTTTGGTTCTATAGATGGTGATGAAGCTGCTGCTATGCGTTATACTGAAGCAAGAATGTCTAAACTTTCTGCTGAAATGTTAGATGGTATTAAAAAACAAACTATTGATTTTGTTGATAACTATGATGGTAGTGAAAAAGAACCTACAGTTCTTCCATCTCGTTTTCCTAATATACTTGTTTCAGGAGCTTCTGGTATTGCTGTTGGTATGGCTACCGAAATACCTCCACATAACTTAGGTGAAGCAATTGACGCAACTATTGCTTTAGCTAAAAATCCAGAATTAACTATCCGTGAATTAATGCAATATATAAAAGGTCCAGATTTCCCAACAGGTGCTACAATTCTTGGTACTAAAGGTATTTTAGATGCATATGAAACAGGTAGAGGAAGTATTACAGTTAGATCTAAAACAAAAATTATTGAAAAATCTAATGGTAGAAACCAAATTATCGTTACAGAAATACCTTACGCAATTAAGAAAACAACATTAATTCAAAAAATAGTTGATTATCATAAAACAAGAGAAATCGAAGGTATTGCAGATCTTAGAGATGAATCTAATAGAGAAGGTATTAGAATTGTTATCGATATTAAAAAAGGTTACAATCCGCATGTTTTATTAAACAAACTTTACCAAAAAACATATTTACAAACTACATATAGTGCAAACATGGTTGCTTTAGTAAACGGTGAACCTAAACTTCTTAATTTAAAAGAAATTTTAACCGAATATATTGCACACCAAAAAAATATTGTTACACGTAGATTAAAATTTGATCTTAACAAAGCAGAAGAGAGAGCTCATATTTTAGAAGGGCTAAAAATTGCTATTTCTAATATCGATGAAGTAATTAAGATAATTAAAACATCTAAAACAGAATCGATAGCGCAAGGAAGACTTTCTGAAAGATATGAATTATCAGATAGACAAACTAAAGCTATTTTAAGTATGAGCTTAGGACGTTTAACTGGTCTAAGTATTGAAAATATGGAGGCTGAATTAGCTTCGTTATTAGAAGAAATTAAATACTACAAAGAAATATTAGGTGACGAAGTCAAATTAATTAATTTAATAATTTCTGAATTAGAAGAAATTAAAAATAAATTTAATGACGAAAGACGTACTTTTATTGATGTTGCAGGTGTCGGAAAAATTAGTGATGAAGACTTAATTCCTGTTAAAGATATTGTTATTACAGCATCAATTAATGGTTATGTAAAAAGAATTAACTTAGAAGAATACAACACCCAAAAACGTGGTGGAGTAGGTTCTGTAAGTATGAAAACTTATCAAGATGATGATATTTCATTAATCTTGAATAGTACAACTCATAGTGATTTACTTTTATTCTCAAACTTTGGTAAAGCATATAGTTTAAGAGGATACCAAATCCCTGAAGGATCAAAACAAAGTAAAGGTATTCCATTTATAAATTTAATCGAAAGTTTAAATGTTAAAGATGGAGAAAAAATCATTTCTATAATTAGTGTTGATGAATTTGGAGAAGATAACTATTTAGCTACAATAACTAAAAATGGTACATTTAAAAAATCAGATTTATCATTATTTAAAAATGTACGTAGAAATGGTTTAAAAGCTTTCTCACTTGCTGAAGGTGATGAGTTAGTTCGTGCATTTATTATTTCAGACAACGATAATATTCTTGTTGCAAATAATTATAAGAATATTGCGTTATTTAAAGCTAATGACATTCGTCCAATGGGTCGTACAGCACGTGGTGTTAGAGGTATAAAATTAGAAGAAGGACAAAGTGTAATTGGAGCTTCTACTAATAAAGATGGTTCATTAATTTTATCACTTGGAAGCAAAGGTTTTGGTAAATTAACAGGTGAGGAAGAGTATCGTTTATCAAAACGTGGTGCTAAAGGTGTAACAGGAATTAACCCAGAAAAAGCTGGTAGATTAGTGTTTGCTCGTTTTGTTGAAACTGATGATGAATTATTAGTAATAACAACAAGTGGTATCACAATACGTACAAAAATTAGTGAAATTAGTCAAACTTCTAGAGCTACAAAAGGAGTTAAGATTATTAACTTAAGAGAAAAAGATGAAATTACTGCAGTTGAAATTATTAAAGGAAATAAAGAAGAGTAA
- a CDS encoding MscL family protein — MKKTNLKDTLKEITEDKKIGRLRKSYKEATNYFKKGNFLILAVGFISGLIFKDLVTSLANDIILGAISSIYNFKNADINSLAWYGIKYGKFIGILINFILITLILFIILVVVFFIKSFITDFRNKRKPPVEEGIEKQITIEEQILEQLKLINEKLNSTEEKNDEKNKI, encoded by the coding sequence ATGAAAAAAACAAATTTAAAAGATACTTTAAAAGAAATTACCGAAGATAAAAAAATCGGTAGATTACGTAAGAGTTATAAAGAAGCTACCAACTATTTTAAAAAAGGTAATTTCTTAATATTAGCTGTTGGTTTTATATCTGGTCTTATTTTTAAAGACTTAGTAACATCATTAGCAAATGATATTATTTTAGGTGCAATAAGCAGTATTTATAATTTTAAAAATGCCGATATTAATAGTTTAGCTTGATATGGAATTAAATATGGTAAATTTATTGGTATATTAATTAATTTCATTTTAATTACTTTAATTTTATTTATTATATTAGTGGTTGTATTCTTTATTAAATCGTTTATAACTGATTTCAGAAACAAAAGAAAACCTCCGGTCGAAGAGGGTATAGAAAAACAAATTACTATTGAAGAACAAATACTTGAACAATTGAAATTAATAAATGAAAAACTAAATAGTACGGAAGAAAAAAATGATGAAAAAAACAAAATCTAA
- the der gene encoding ribosome biogenesis GTPase Der — protein sequence MKNTIAIIGKPNVGKSTLFNRFIGRKVSIVYDKPGVTRDRLYEKITWAGHELKLIDTGGIEIENRPFQEQIQIQAKIAIQEADVILFLFDGKSEITNDDMFIMNILRKSNKPIITVANKLESMQDFDYGWYKLGSDHIFPISALHGEGVGDVLDKTLEYLDFSDSQEEQAFSLSIIGRPNAGKSSLLNNLTKENRSIVSEIAGTTRDSVKSEIFIDDKLYKVIDTAGITKKSKLVESVDHYALMRAMNSLSESDLSLIVIDATNEEVSHFDSRIIGYALENEKPIIIVVNKWDLVSKETNTMAEFEKKMRNKFHFVPWVPFVFISAKFNQRINKLVETLNLVRTNLERDIKPSLLSNLLLETQLIQPPQSFNGGRLNIYYVRQERAKIPTFTFFVNNKKFLHFSYQRFLENQLRATFDFTGSPIKMNFKNKNGID from the coding sequence ATGAAAAACACTATTGCGATAATAGGGAAACCAAACGTTGGTAAAAGTACTCTTTTCAATCGTTTTATTGGGAGAAAAGTTTCAATTGTATACGATAAACCAGGCGTTACAAGAGATAGATTGTACGAAAAGATAACATGAGCAGGTCATGAGTTGAAACTTATTGATACTGGTGGTATAGAAATTGAAAATAGACCATTCCAAGAACAAATACAAATACAAGCAAAAATTGCCATCCAAGAAGCAGATGTTATTTTATTTTTATTCGATGGTAAAAGTGAAATAACAAATGATGATATGTTCATAATGAATATATTAAGAAAAAGTAATAAACCAATTATTACAGTTGCTAATAAATTAGAAAGTATGCAAGACTTTGATTATGGATGATACAAATTAGGTTCAGATCATATTTTTCCAATTTCAGCACTTCATGGTGAAGGTGTAGGAGATGTTTTAGATAAAACACTTGAATATTTAGATTTTAGTGACTCTCAAGAAGAACAAGCATTTAGTCTTTCAATTATTGGTAGACCAAACGCTGGTAAAAGTTCACTTTTAAATAATTTAACAAAAGAAAATAGATCTATTGTTTCTGAAATTGCTGGAACAACTAGAGATAGCGTTAAGTCAGAAATTTTTATTGATGACAAACTTTATAAAGTTATCGATACAGCTGGTATCACAAAGAAATCTAAATTAGTTGAAAGTGTTGATCATTACGCATTAATGCGTGCTATGAACTCACTATCAGAATCAGATTTATCTTTAATTGTTATTGATGCCACTAACGAAGAAGTTTCTCACTTTGATTCAAGAATTATTGGGTATGCATTAGAAAATGAAAAACCAATAATTATAGTAGTAAATAAATGAGATCTTGTATCAAAAGAAACAAATACAATGGCTGAATTCGAAAAGAAAATGAGAAACAAATTCCACTTTGTTCCTTGAGTACCTTTTGTATTTATTTCAGCTAAATTCAACCAAAGAATAAATAAATTAGTTGAAACACTTAATTTAGTTAGAACTAACTTAGAAAGAGATATAAAACCTTCATTACTTTCTAACTTACTATTGGAAACACAACTTATACAACCACCACAATCATTTAACGGTGGTAGACTAAACATTTATTATGTAAGACAAGAAAGAGCTAAAATACCAACATTTACTTTCTTTGTTAATAACAAAAAATTCTTACACTTCTCGTATCAAAGATTCCTAGAAAATCAACTTAGAGCAACCTTTGATTTTACAGGTTCACCTATTAAAATGAATTTTAAAAATAAAAACGGAATTGATTAA
- the cmk gene encoding (d)CMP kinase, with protein MRKVNIAIDGPSGVGKSTVSKIIADRLNYTFINSGSIYRAIAKNVIDMDVDTRDKENVIKTLEQGMIQLLENDHILLKGVDVTHQIRADYISQITPNVAKIPEVREFVVDYIRHMTKKRKGYVIDGRDTTFKIMPHAEVKIFLWAQAEERARRRMIQNEVLGYNTGFAEILYEVQKRDEQDMNRAVDPLHKTEDSEYIDCTALTIDEVAEKIINLAKEKSNKE; from the coding sequence ATGAGAAAGGTTAATATTGCAATTGATGGACCTAGCGGTGTAGGTAAATCTACAGTTTCAAAAATAATTGCTGATAGATTAAATTACACTTTCATTAATAGCGGAAGCATTTATCGTGCAATCGCTAAAAACGTAATCGACATGGATGTTGATACTAGAGATAAAGAAAATGTTATCAAAACTTTAGAACAAGGTATGATTCAACTTCTTGAAAATGATCATATTTTATTAAAAGGTGTAGACGTAACTCACCAAATTAGAGCCGACTATATTTCACAAATTACACCTAACGTGGCTAAAATACCTGAAGTACGCGAGTTTGTTGTTGATTACATTAGACACATGACTAAAAAAAGAAAAGGTTATGTTATAGATGGAAGAGATACTACATTTAAAATAATGCCACATGCAGAAGTTAAAATATTCTTGTGAGCTCAAGCCGAAGAACGTGCAAGAAGAAGAATGATCCAAAACGAAGTTTTAGGATACAACACAGGATTTGCAGAAATATTATATGAAGTTCAAAAAAGAGATGAACAAGATATGAATAGAGCTGTAGACCCATTACACAAAACAGAAGATTCAGAATATATCGACTGTACAGCACTTACAATAGATGAAGTAGCTGAAAAAATAATTAATCTTGCAAAAGAAAAATCAAACAAGGAGTAA
- a CDS encoding MAG0490 family ComEA-like DNA-binding protein: MKKKIILIISLILGILIFFISLNYYSNNFSNKENYEKKYENKIYTYILSGALKHTGIHRSNRLLTYKELFIINKIMPESSLKNFDLGEIAPRNVEIYVPFENYKLHWSELRNVEQIIKMDIQKRYANLIINHRKKNEKTTWEQISNIFGIGPRIISKLKNFLILD, translated from the coding sequence ATGAAGAAAAAGATAATTTTGATAATATCACTAATTTTAGGGATTTTAATTTTCTTTATAAGTTTGAATTATTATTCAAACAATTTTTCAAATAAAGAAAATTATGAAAAGAAATATGAAAATAAAATTTATACTTACATTTTATCTGGTGCGTTAAAACATACCGGAATACATAGGTCGAATAGGTTATTAACTTATAAGGAGTTGTTTATTATAAATAAAATAATGCCAGAATCTTCATTAAAGAATTTTGATTTAGGTGAAATTGCTCCAAGAAATGTAGAGATTTATGTCCCTTTCGAAAATTATAAATTGCATTGATCTGAATTAAGAAATGTAGAGCAAATAATTAAAATGGATATTCAAAAAAGATATGCTAATTTAATAATTAATCATAGAAAGAAAAATGAAAAAACAACATGAGAGCAAATTTCCAATATTTTTGGTATTGGTCCAAGAATAATTTCAAAATTAAAGAATTTTTTAATTCTAGATTAA